One genomic segment of Vulpes vulpes isolate BD-2025 chromosome 2, VulVul3, whole genome shotgun sequence includes these proteins:
- the AK1 gene encoding adenylate kinase isoenzyme 1 isoform X1 has translation MEEKLKKTKIIFVVGGPGSGKGTQCEKIVQKYGYTHLSTGDLLRAEVSSGSARGKMLSEIMEKGQLVPLETVLDMLRDAMVAKVDTSKGFLIDGYPREVQQGEEFERRIGQPTLLLYVDAGPETMTQRLLKRGETSGRVDDNEETIKKRLETYYKATEPVIAFYEKRGIVRKVNAEGSVDNVFSQVCTHLDALK, from the exons ATGGAAG aGAAGCTGAAGAAAACCAAAATCATCTTTGTGGTGG GAGGGCCCGGCTCAGGGAAGGGCACCCAGTGTGAGAAGATTGTGCAGAAGTACGGCTACACCCACCTCTCCACCGGGGACCTTCTGAGAGCCGAGGTCAGCTCAGGCTCGGCCAGGGGCAAGATGCTGTCGGAAATCATGGAGAAGGGGCAGCTGGTGCCACTG GAGACAGTGTTGGACATGCTCCGAGATGCCATGGTGGCCAAGGTAGATACTTCCAAAGGCTTCCTGATCGATGGCTACCCTCGGGAGGTACAGCAGGGAGAGGAGTTTGAGCGGAGG ATTGGACAGCCCACGCTGCTGCTGTATGTGGACGCAGGCCCAGAGACCATGACCCAGCGGCTCCTGAAGCGTGGAGAGACCAGCGGGCGAGTGGATGACAATGAGGAGACCATCAAGAAGCGGTTGGAGACCTACTACAAGGCCACAGAACCTGTCATTGCCTTTTATGAGAAACGTGGCATCGTACGCAAG GTCAATGCTGAAGGCTCCGTGGACAATGTCTTCTCCCAAGTCTGCACCCACCTGGATGCCCTCAAGTAG
- the AK1 gene encoding adenylate kinase isoenzyme 1 isoform X2, with the protein MGAYCSRNHCNVEDSKAREKLKKTKIIFVVGGPGSGKGTQCEKIVQKYGYTHLSTGDLLRAEVSSGSARGKMLSEIMEKGQLVPLETVLDMLRDAMVAKVDTSKGFLIDGYPREVQQGEEFERRIGQPTLLLYVDAGPETMTQRLLKRGETSGRVDDNEETIKKRLETYYKATEPVIAFYEKRGIVRKVNAEGSVDNVFSQVCTHLDALK; encoded by the exons ATGGGTGCCTACTGCTCCAGAAACCACTGCAACGTGGAAGACTCTAAGGCCAGAG aGAAGCTGAAGAAAACCAAAATCATCTTTGTGGTGG GAGGGCCCGGCTCAGGGAAGGGCACCCAGTGTGAGAAGATTGTGCAGAAGTACGGCTACACCCACCTCTCCACCGGGGACCTTCTGAGAGCCGAGGTCAGCTCAGGCTCGGCCAGGGGCAAGATGCTGTCGGAAATCATGGAGAAGGGGCAGCTGGTGCCACTG GAGACAGTGTTGGACATGCTCCGAGATGCCATGGTGGCCAAGGTAGATACTTCCAAAGGCTTCCTGATCGATGGCTACCCTCGGGAGGTACAGCAGGGAGAGGAGTTTGAGCGGAGG ATTGGACAGCCCACGCTGCTGCTGTATGTGGACGCAGGCCCAGAGACCATGACCCAGCGGCTCCTGAAGCGTGGAGAGACCAGCGGGCGAGTGGATGACAATGAGGAGACCATCAAGAAGCGGTTGGAGACCTACTACAAGGCCACAGAACCTGTCATTGCCTTTTATGAGAAACGTGGCATCGTACGCAAG GTCAATGCTGAAGGCTCCGTGGACAATGTCTTCTCCCAAGTCTGCACCCACCTGGATGCCCTCAAGTAG